The genomic DNA GATGGGGAATTTTTCAGAAATAGGAGGTATAGAAGCAAATAAGGTTGCAAGGTTTGATGGAAACCAGTGGCAGAGCCTTGATTTTCCTGAATTAAATCCAGGCCCTTATTTGATAGACATTGCGCGATACAATGATGAGTATTATGCTGGAGGTAATTATACTTTTGCTCCATTCGAAGATAAAGTTGGAAACTTGACGGTTTACCGGGATGGTGGATGGCAAAAAGTAGGTGAGCATGATCGTTTATGGGGTGGGTTTACAAATGTGGCAATTATGGAAGTGTATAAAGATAATTTATATGTAGGTGGGCCTATAAACAAAGGTGAAGGTAATGTAGCGCAAGGTATTCAGATGTGGGATGGTGAACGCTGGTTTAGCATAGGCGATTTACAACTACAACCCGGGCTACTCAGCAATACTCGTGTTACGGATATGTTTGTGCATGATGACAGGCTGTTTGTATTGGGTAACTTTCATTTTGTTGATAGTCTGCCGGCAAAGAATATTGCTACTTGGGATGGAGAGCGATGGTGCAGTTTTCCGGGTACGATATGGTTTAGTTCACTGCTTGGTCCTGTCATGAGCATGTATAGAGATACATTGTATGTGGCATCTAGTGATACCTTTAATGGCGTATACACCAATAAGTTAGTTCGTTGGGTGGGTGGTGATTATGTAGGAGATTGTACAGATATAATAACTCCTACTCCAATGGAGACAAGTAGTAATGAAGAGATAAGTCAAAAACAAACCGGAATTCAGATTTTCCCCAATCCCACTCAATCACACATAAGTATTTCTTTACCGGAAAGTTTGCCCGAAGTAGGGATAAGTATTTATGATGCCACAGGAAGAGAAGTTTATCGACGTGAAAATTTCACTTATGATAGTAAAATTCAGCTTGATGTTTCGGGTTTTATACCGGGTGTATATTTTGTAAATTTGAATAGTAGTGAAAAACGCTATTATACAAGCTTTGTAGTCAAGGAATGATTTTTTAAATAACACTATATGTATAAAATATT from Chitinophagaceae bacterium includes the following:
- a CDS encoding T9SS C-terminal target domain-containing protein — its product is MKKIKLIICFLMLSNCVFAQNWEPEVIPLKAQQIRAMLTDTINDKLYVAGMITYFEQGGSINDGVIGVYDGNSWSYIDTINDVITSMVMFNDELYIAGFFSLINNESFYTIAKWDGSQWHEIDVDSRIIRLRVIGDYLYAMGNFSEIGGIEANKVARFDGNQWQSLDFPELNPGPYLIDIARYNDEYYAGGNYTFAPFEDKVGNLTVYRDGGWQKVGEHDRLWGGFTNVAIMEVYKDNLYVGGPINKGEGNVAQGIQMWDGERWFSIGDLQLQPGLLSNTRVTDMFVHDDRLFVLGNFHFVDSLPAKNIATWDGERWCSFPGTIWFSSLLGPVMSMYRDTLYVASSDTFNGVYTNKLVRWVGGDYVGDCTDIITPTPMETSSNEEISQKQTGIQIFPNPTQSHISISLPESLPEVGISIYDATGREVYRRENFTYDSKIQLDVSGFIPGVYFVNLNSSEKRYYTSFVVKE